TGGGTAGCTGGTAGGTTTCTCTTTTACTATAACCTCCAATCGAGCTGGCTGGACTCCTCTCAAGCAGATGATAAACTGGTGCATTCCCATCAACACTATCGGTATCAGCTTGCAAGGTAGATGGCGCCTGTCCTCCATCGGTCATATCCGGCAGGGACCTCCACCTGCGTACACTTTCTGGTGACCTTCTTGGCCTTGACTGATACTGTCCGTACACAGGAACAGGCGTAAACGCAGCTGAATCGTACTTCCTCGAGCGAGGCACACCCCTATGTCCACCGCCCCTGGTTAAACGATTGTAATCTTCACCAAGCGTAGAACTTCGACCTCTCCCAGATTGGTTCGGGACAAACCGCCTGTTGTTGCCATCTTTCAAGGCCTGACGAGCCTTGATTCTATCGAGAGCCCGTTCCACATCGGTACTGTTGGCATGAGTATCGCCCGTGTTGCTTCTATACCGGTGAGGTTTTTGAGGAGTTCTGTGCTGATTTTCAGGATCTGAGATGGATGGTGCTACCTTGAGATGCATGTAAGGTAACCCTTGTGGTTCAGTCTCGGGTAGGTACCTGGTGTATCCGTAAGCATCCTGGGGAGCAGAACGGCCATCGGTCATATCAGCTAATGCTGGATTGACCCCCGGTAGAAGGCTCATCTGACGTACTGGTGGATTAGGTGGGTCACCAAGAAGTGCAATGTCGGATACTGACCGATGGATAGTGCCAGAATTAAGTGAGTTGATTGCAGACAGGCTCTCGCTTCGATATAACCCGTTTGGATACGCTCCACCTCTGCCAGGACCTAGTGAAACGGTTAAACGATAGAGAATAATGGAATTATCTTAACCTACCAAATACCTTGCTTTTGAACGGTCGTTACCGTGTATCCTAAATAGCTTTATAATTTACCTTGGCAACAATAAGTGACATAATACGTTTATGACAACCGAATCAAGGAAAATTTTCAATGAAGATTCATTCCGTGAAACGAACAAAACAATGATGAATCATGAGTACTATGACTTACAGTATCATTAATTATTGTTCTTTTTATCTGCTGTCGTCTGCTAACTTTTActtttctaaaaatgaaaatcgatcATTTCATATGCTCCTCcataattcaaattttataaTCCGCAATTTATAACTGACATACAAACTTCATCTGTAATAAAAGTCATAAACTTACTTGAAgtcatttgtatttcttctacCGTTGCATACTCTTGGTTATGGAGGGATGGCAGGTTGCGTCTATAATGAGAAATTCAAGACCATTCAGTATTCATAAGATAAAATTTAAGAAAGTTGACCTAAGTACTAAGCAGTAAAGAGAGTGCACAATAATTGATCGCGCCTGTGGCGTACCTGGAATATTTCGTCAAGAGGAACAAAATTTTCTGACAATTCCTTTGAGTGGGATTTTAGAAAAGTAGCTTCCCTCTAACAAGGGGACTTGGACaatcaagcccccccccccctcggtaAGCTAGTGGATCATGCTAATGCTTTATTCGTTGATAATTAAAGAACCGATCGCCATCTTTGACAAGTCAAGAGCCGTCCAGAATACTGGtagcttgtcaaaatttcatAATCTTAAGATTTATCACCAAAAAGTTGACTACTCCGCGCTACAAAATACAAACGCCCTTCACAGTACGGCAAAGTAAATTCATCATTATAGATGGTTGTATttacatacacacatatatgtatatatatatacatatatatatgtatatatatatatatatatatatatatatagctataAACGTAACATAGATTTGTCAAATAAAGGCATCTACTAACATACCAGAGCACAGGATAAGATTAATATCTTTGAACGATTGAATGTTCAAATTTGTTTCTTGAACATTTCgtaatttctttaaattcatcTACGTAGATATTCATTGATGACTTAACGAAATTGTTTAAACTGCAAACGCTTGAATCAATAATTCATTCTACTTGCCTCCTTTGCCAGCACAGTCCTGAACATAAATGATCATAACCTTGATTCAATAATCCAGActtaatttgaaatgttttttttttcttacctgGGAGGAAGTTTTGGACCACGATTCTTGTTCTTGTTTCTCCTTAAACAATACACAAACAATGCAATGATGCAGATGAGAAGGATAACGGAGGCGACGCCCACGGCAATACCCAGTGTTCGAATTTCAGAGGAAGTCAAACCCGAACCtgtaaaatgaagaaatttacACGGagttttgattttgaatttaatttaatttatttagacaagtataaaataataataataatgataataatataggatttgtatagcgcacgtatccaccttgctaggtgctcaaggcgcttaccccggctaagctagtctaccgattctggtgcgcacagctttttgaggaattacttcctgccggtacccatttacctcacctgggtccgatgggtcgagtgcagcacagtgtggatacatttcttgctgaaggaaaacacgccatggctaggattcgaacccacgatcctctgtttgaaaggcgagagtcagaaccactagaccacgacgcgcccacacgCGCAAAATAGCATGTCTCGGGGAGACAATTAGGTTAAATAACCCGTACAGGGTTGCTCCCCGGAAAAACcatacaaaaatgtatataacatagacattaaaaatacatatatacataataaacataagtAAAACACATTATGATTAAACAGTAAAAGCATTGGATACTTGAGGAAAAACGAATCAAGTGATTTTGAAAGATGAGAAAGGGTGGGAATATTCAGCGATAGGCATGGTCACACGGTCACTTAAATTGAGTTACGTCCGCCGCGAATATATTATACGGAATAGTGGACGAAGCCATCCGCAGGGTCGTAAGTAGACGTATCTCTTCGTAACTGATCCGTAGTGAGACGGAGACGTGCGGCGCCAACCCTGCGAAATTTTGAACATCGCGTCCATTTTGCGTCCACCGCAAGTATTCGCAATTACCCGCAAATACTCGTATCCAAACACTAACGTccgtttgaaattgaattgcattgAATTGTTTACAGACAGGTTCAGATGCACACcattcccccccaaaaaaaaaaaaaaaactgcatacattttgagtaaaattatcttttacattttccttcttttgtgtaaatattcatatatttaataaaaacatgGTGATGGGAAGGGATTCGCGGAGATCCGCGCGAATCCGAAGGAAAATTGACTTATTTTGCACGTAAAGGTGGACGCAGAGCACTGTGTGACGTGACTGAGCCTTAAACACGTTTTATTTTTCGCATTTTGTAAGCGTCATTAAATTGTTCGTTGTCAGCCCTTGGTTCCTCTTtcgcagagggggggggggggggggcggtccaGCGGGAAACAGAATACAAATCAATGTTCATCATAGACCCTGGTAGCATCTTTCAAATGTATTTCTGTTTAATATTGCACATCATGCTGGCTAAGCGATCACATCTCAAGCTGATATGATAACGTAGATGATGGTCACAACTTGAATGTACCCAAAATTACTCGCAAGGTGTAAACGCATTATTATGAACATGATCATGAAAGTTATAAAAGGAGGTTAAATAACCAGATCCGGTGGATCTAGGAGATAGCAAATGCCAAAGTCCTGTGCTTACCCGACTTTTCCGTTGGCTGCGGACTCTCTATTGGAATATCAATCAACCGACCAGTCGTCATCGGAGTCCTATTAAAAATTAACAATGAATAGAAagaagattatatatatatatatatatatatatatatatatatatgtatctgtCATTATAGAATTGGAAAAGGGGtaaattgtattcattcattatatttttagaTGTGACTTTGTGGGAAGAAAATGTGGGAACTGCATGGTTTGAAGAGACAGGAAAACGAAAACGTTGTAGAACCATCTTGCGAGGACTAGGTGGCAAATAGGATGACGATTTGATGGCATATTATCCCTGATAGAAAGAATATTCACATTGTGTTCAGGGTGTGGACTATGTGATAATGTCATTCACATTGTTAAAGTGTTGACCTATGGAGATAAAGTTCACactggacacctcgacagtgtgggTGTTAGTGGACTACATTATGGAAACGTGCTtaatgatgaaattgaaaaaaaagtgtgatAGTGATTCCCCTTTGTGTTCTATACTGTGAACTCCTGTGGTACTTTATTTTGTTCACGGAGGGATACGAAAgatcttttttaaaatcttgatATGATTAAAAGTGATCAAGAAGGTGCATAGAAGGGGTATCCTTACGTCATTGGAGGAGCTGGCGTAGGCGTTGGCGGTAAGGTTAAACCACACAGTGGGTTGCACTGTGGTGCGCAGAACTCGCTCAGCAACACGGAGCTATCAGGATGGCCAGAGTCCCAAGCGCGGAGAGCGTAGTGAGTACCGTTCGTCTCGTTCTTGAAGTAGATGAGGGGATTTATCCTCAAATGCTCGCAATTTCTCAGGTTGATACCGGTGTCCAGAGCTATTGCTGCTCTTTCTGGGTCGTTGGGACACGTTCCAAATCCTGCATAAacaattatgtaaaaaaatgtacagAAAATATCAAAAGTCAAAGCTCAAGTCTTGTTTCGATAGAGCATTGAGAGCGTCGATGTGTAACAACCTATTGtttattcttttccattttctatatatatatagaacaTACTAGTTATTAGCCTTAATCCTGATTTAAAAGACCAGGATatacggaggggggggggtaacttaACCCCCATCAAAACTCGGCCGCTGATTAAAATTTGCACGCGCGTAGAGCAGGATGTAAAATCCAAGAATGTTTACATTTTCATGTAATTAATTGTGAAAATTAGAGTATGATATTTTTCCCTTTAACTCGCCTTAAATAACTAATAGATTGCTAATTTTAAGTGAAAATGTCAATTTGGAAATTTCTGACGAAAATCTACAAAAGATTTGGCAAGAcgtaattaatttcttatgtattttattgttctgtGAACTTCTTATGCATTTCTTAATAGTTTTTACCTTTTGTGTTTCaatcttttgcgatcataaatagcataaaataaatccattataCCAGCAAAAGTAAtcatatattaattatttttggttaaaaaaacccacaaaattTGAATCGACACTGTTGacgaaatcatgtttttgagctaTTTTGAGTCTGACGTGCACTTACGTATGTTAGGTAATTTTGGAaccgtcacaaatttggtcttaaaATATGGACaggacttgaaagtaaaaagtcggcGAGCGGCGCGGTAAAAATATTTTGCGCGGCGGCGTAGTCACGAAATATTTCGATAGAGGGGgtcaatttgccccccccccagttaaATTAGGACTATATACTACAATAACCATAAGCGTAATCATCCCCATGCAGACCGAAAGAACTCAACCTGGTCCGAGATGCTTACATAGAATGTAACATTTTGATCACGTGGTCTTATATAACCAGCTCCTCTCCAAGCAcaaaacccccaaaatattgtattttgcaaCCCCTTCCCAGTGAAAACACACCTTAAAAAAATAACTCTATCTCTATTCACATAATATATTTGTGGGAAAACTTCTTTATTCACAGTTTCACACGTTGTCTAATATACCATCATTTGACCATCCACGGAGATGAAAGAAGATAATAATATGTAGTACTGGCTTATAATCGCTATTCGACAATCAAATATGATTTGCATTCCCTTATCAAACTCAAAACTATATACTTCATTAATGTAGGTATTGCGACTTACCGTGAAATTTCTTAAGTGGACAGGAATTGAATAAGATCGCTGTTGCGAAAGTGGAAATGTCGATTTGAGCCCCGGTACACTCACACCAACCAACGCAGGATACACTGTTAAAAGATAATGTGAAGTTGAACACATATAATTTGAGAAATATTATCAAGAGGTTTTAAATGCAGATTTAAACTTAAACGGCTCCCTGATCTTTGATGTatcagatatatatttttttaaggaagCCAGAAAAACTCAGTGAGCGGACTTTTTTTCCCTCTGCATTGCACGTcatatacttctactacttcttctactactactactactactactactactgctgctgctgctgctgctggtgGTGCCGCTGATGAtgaggtggtgatgatggttattatgatgatgattttgataataataatagtaataagatgatgatgataataataataataaggtaCCTGATAGAGAAGCCTTTTTCGTAACTAgcataataaacaaaatgaatatctaTTAACTATTTGTATTTGAACCTAATAGTTACTATGTTTGTGAACTCTATGGGATGACTCACGTCTCTCGCTCTCACTGACATGATATAAAGCATTTATCAAGCAACACGCATAAGAAATAAATCAACACAACAATTGGTGATTTGATATTGATTGTTCCCCTAATCGGCGCtattaatatcatattgatTCAACAGTCCCAGCTGGCCATTTTAATTGATTCTATCATCTTGGGTCATTATGGGTGTTACACTCAGTGACAATGACCTCATATACGGTCGTTCACCCATGATGTTCTGCGCTTCATCGCTTGTAATGGGTGTGTAtgagggtgggtgggtgggtgagggtgcgtgtgtgtgtgccaCTCTGTCTGTATGTGTGTATGGGAGGGTGCGCGTGAGGGtttgtatatattgtgtgaGAGACGAGAGGgatgagagagggggagaggacGGGGTGGAGAGAGAGACACACAGACAGACTATAGTACATGTCTGTATGTGTGTATGGGAGGGTGCGCGTGAGGGtttgtatatattgtgtgaGAGACCAGagggatgagagagagagagagggggagaggacATGGCGGAGAGAGAGACACACAGACAGACTATAGTATATGTTTCATGACTGCCTGTTAACTCTGACATTGAATATAAAAGAATGATGTTAATAGTCACAAAATTACTACCAGCAAGTCGAAATGAAACattatccaaaaaaaaaaccacctgAACATCATAACATGAACCGTTCAGAGAAATCCCCTATATGCAATGAATTCTAGATATAAATAACTGCTTGTAGTTTCATTCGCTTTTGTGAATTATCAGCATCATCTCCAGTGGAGGGAAATCATGATAATAGAGAAATATAAGGAACATACTCTGCCAACGACCCTCGATTCTGAGAATTCAAGAGGCGAGTGAATGCAACAAAATAATGGATGAAAATGGAACACGTGCCAAAGCAATATCGACAATGAGAGACAATTCATTGGGAGAGAATGGAAAGGGGGGAGGCGgagagtgtgagagagagagggggggggggcgaaaagagaaagaagggaaGTGAGTGGTAA
This genomic interval from Lytechinus pictus isolate F3 Inbred chromosome 3, Lp3.0, whole genome shotgun sequence contains the following:
- the LOC135153423 gene encoding uncharacterized protein LOC135153423, giving the protein YVFNFTLSFNSVSCVGWCECTGAQIDISTFATAILFNSCPLKKFHGFGTCPNDPERAAIALDTGINLRNCEHLRINPLIYFKNETNGTHYALRAWDSGHPDSSVLLSEFCAPQCNPLCGLTLPPTPTPAPPMTTPMTTGRLIDIPIESPQPTEKSGSGLTSSEIRTLGIAVGVASVILLICIIALFVYCLRRNKNKNRGPKLPPRRNLPSLHNQEYATVEEIQMTSSPGRGGAYPNGLYRSESLSAINSLNSGTIHRSVSDIALLGDPPNPPVRQMSLLPGVNPALADMTDGRSAPQDAYGYTRYLPETEPQGLPYMHLKVAPSISDPENQHRTPQKPHRYRSNTGDTHANSTDVERALDRIKARQALKDGNNRRFVPNQSGRGRSSTLGEDYNRLTRGGGHRGVPRSRKYDSAAFTPVPVYGQYQSRPRRSPESVRRWRSLPDMTDGGQAPSTLQADTDSVDGNAPVYHLLERSPASSIGGYSKRETYQLPNEDNERVLPRSKTRDSRGSGRAASESGSHRSPSQGQGNTMDERYDPVYESRLSGPKVPQSPSEYQPLTSLHPEYLDFDDHPAADEALDSDSYLRPKDSKRSSKENGKLSGGRSGMHSPDAPSNGHVQHNSQDKAYIYGSDNNNLSEKKQPSRTVGGNQYAALKLRRNDDSYDNLNDEDDEMENGEYMYHPAGPDIMA